The region AAGCCCTGAAGCTGATCCTCGGACACCGCCAGAATTGCGGCGTTGATGGGATCTTGAAAGTCGACGGGTGCCGTTGCGGTGCTCATATCTAAGGTCATATTAGGCAAGACTCTGTCCAATTCACCAATATTTTGTTCAGAGATCGGCGCTGCCGACCACACCCAATTTGCTGTTTTCTAGCCCTGCAGAACAAGCATTGCCTATTGTCCCGGGGCAGAATTACCCTGCAAGACGTGATTACCACGACGCTATTTCGTTGGACCTCGATGGTCCGGAGTGTCTTATGCCTGCTGGCTGTGGGTTTGGCATTTCTGGCAAAGAGTGCCGGCGCGGCCGACGCTCAATTGCCTATGAAGGTCATGACCTTCAATCTCCGGTATGCGAGTACTAACTCGCCGAATTCCTGGGCGGTGCGTCGGCCGGTGATGCGCGAGTGTCTTCAGCGGTATCAGCCTGACGTCATGGGAACTCAGGAAGGGCTTTATGCCCAACTCCTGGATTTGGCCAAGGACCTGCCCGCCTATGATTGGATCGGGACGGGGCGCGAAGGTGGAAGCCGCGGCGAGTTCGCAGCGGTTTTCTACAAAAAATCTCGATTCGAGCCTCTCTCCTACGATCACTTTTGGCTGTCCGATACCCCCACCGTCATCGCGTCGGCCACCTGGGGAAATAAGGTCGTCAGGATGGCAACGATGGTTGAGCTGCGGGAGCGTCGCAGCGGAGTTCGCTTTTATGTCTTCAATGTTCACCTCGATCACCAATCGCAGCCGGCGCGCGAACGGAGTGCCGAGCTGTTGCGGGATCGGATCGCGCGAATCCCCGAGCCGGCGCCGGTCCTTCTGATTGGCGACTTCAATGCGGGGCCTCCCGAAAATCGGACCTACCAGATCCTTGTGGAGCAGGGGATCTTGAAAGACTTCTGGCTGACGGCCGAACGG is a window of Verrucomicrobiales bacterium DNA encoding:
- a CDS encoding endonuclease/exonuclease/phosphatase family protein, with the protein product MTFNLRYASTNSPNSWAVRRPVMRECLQRYQPDVMGTQEGLYAQLLDLAKDLPAYDWIGTGREGGSRGEFAAVFYKKSRFEPLSYDHFWLSDTPTVIASATWGNKVVRMATMVELRERRSGVRFYVFNVHLDHQSQPARERSAELLRDRIARIPEPAPVLLIGDFNAGPPENRTYQILVEQGILKDFWLTAERRRNEGFSTFHDFAGPKPGSWRIDWVMGRGQWTARQAEVITYSRRGQYPSDHFPVMVDLTLGVDHSP